One window of the Paraburkholderia sp. PGU19 genome contains the following:
- a CDS encoding universal stress protein, giving the protein MASYNKILLCYDGSREGRKALRCGANLALDLGAETHLLSVVDMRSSIAQSAGLLTDVACGSFEKTAREILQEGVDWLTERGVKATGHFAFGHPIDEIASLATELHVDLVVVGHRCRTGLSRWWMGAGNTPLLDRVSCSILVACSSAAEEEQAAA; this is encoded by the coding sequence ATGGCGAGCTACAACAAGATTCTGCTGTGCTACGACGGCTCGCGTGAAGGCCGCAAAGCATTGCGTTGCGGCGCGAATCTGGCGCTCGATCTGGGCGCGGAAACGCATTTGCTGTCGGTCGTCGACATGCGTTCGAGCATCGCGCAAAGCGCGGGCTTGCTGACGGACGTCGCATGCGGCAGCTTCGAAAAGACCGCGCGTGAAATTCTCCAGGAAGGCGTCGACTGGCTCACGGAACGTGGTGTGAAGGCGACGGGGCATTTCGCGTTCGGGCATCCCATCGACGAAATTGCGTCGCTAGCGACCGAGTTGCACGTCGATCTCGTCGTGGTCGGGCATCGTTGCCGCACGGGACTGTCGCGCTGGTGGATGGGCGCGGGCAATACGCCGCTGCTGGACCGCGTGTCGTGCAGCATTCTGGTCGCGTGCTCGTCAGCCGCTGAAGAGGAGCAGGCGGCCGCGTAA
- the lexA gene encoding transcriptional repressor LexA: MTKLTARQQQVFELIRRAIERTGFPPTRAEIAAELGFSSANSAEEHLRALARKGVIELAAGASRGIRLLAGQDDSPHQFTLPHASIMQLSLPLVGRVAAGSPILAQEHISQTYTCDPSLFSSKPDYLLKVRGLSMRDAGIFDGDLLAVQKKTEAKDGQIIIARLGDDVTVKRLKRRPNGIELIAENPDYENIFVQAGSAEFALEGIAVGLIRPTEF; encoded by the coding sequence ATGACCAAACTCACCGCACGTCAGCAACAGGTTTTCGAACTGATCCGCCGCGCCATCGAGCGCACGGGTTTCCCGCCCACGCGGGCCGAGATCGCCGCCGAGCTCGGCTTCAGCTCGGCGAACTCGGCGGAAGAGCACCTGAGGGCGCTGGCGCGCAAGGGCGTGATCGAGCTGGCGGCGGGCGCGTCGCGCGGCATCCGTCTGCTTGCGGGCCAGGACGATTCCCCGCACCAGTTCACGCTGCCGCACGCGAGCATCATGCAGTTGTCGCTGCCGCTCGTGGGCCGCGTGGCTGCCGGTAGCCCAATCCTCGCGCAAGAACACATCTCGCAGACTTATACGTGCGACCCGTCGCTGTTCTCCAGCAAGCCTGACTACCTGCTGAAGGTGCGCGGTCTGTCCATGCGAGACGCGGGCATCTTCGACGGCGACCTGCTCGCCGTGCAGAAAAAGACCGAAGCGAAGGACGGCCAGATCATCATCGCGCGTCTGGGTGACGACGTGACCGTGAAGCGCCTGAAGCGCCGGCCCAACGGCATCGAGCTGATCGCCGAGAACCCCGATTACGAAAACATTTTTGTTCAGGCCGGCAGCGCGGAGTTCGCACTGGAAGGCATCGCGGTCGGGCTGATCCGGCCGACGGAATTCTAA
- the cysT gene encoding sulfate ABC transporter permease subunit CysT: MTTLTFRKPSAIPGFGLTLGITLAYLSLVVLIPLAATFLKTATLDWSQFVRAVTSPRVLASYRLTFFSALGGALINAVFGFLVAWVLVRYRFPFKRIVDAVVDLPFALPTSVAGISLAAIYSGNGWVGQFLEPLGIKIAFTPAGVLVALTFIGLPFVVRTVQPVLEEFEREQEEAAACLGASRWLTFRRVVFPSVFPALLTGFALAFARALGEYGSVIFIAGNVPMKSEITSLLIITKLEQYDYAGATALAVVMLVVSFLMLLLINTLQWYLQRRTTRGRTAPSVPVVSSAALTGGAQ; the protein is encoded by the coding sequence ATGACGACGTTGACCTTTCGCAAGCCGAGCGCGATACCCGGCTTCGGCCTGACGCTCGGCATCACGCTGGCGTATCTGAGCCTCGTGGTGCTGATTCCGCTCGCGGCCACTTTCCTCAAGACGGCTACGCTCGACTGGAGCCAGTTCGTGCGCGCCGTCACGTCGCCACGTGTGCTCGCGTCGTACCGGCTCACATTCTTCTCGGCGCTCGGCGGCGCGCTGATCAACGCGGTGTTCGGCTTCCTGGTCGCGTGGGTACTGGTGCGCTACAGGTTTCCGTTCAAGCGCATCGTCGACGCCGTTGTCGATCTGCCGTTTGCGCTGCCGACTTCCGTCGCAGGTATTTCGCTCGCGGCGATCTATTCGGGCAATGGCTGGGTCGGCCAGTTTCTCGAACCGCTCGGCATCAAGATCGCGTTCACGCCGGCGGGCGTGCTGGTGGCGCTGACGTTCATCGGCTTGCCGTTCGTGGTGCGGACCGTGCAGCCTGTGCTCGAAGAGTTCGAGCGCGAGCAGGAAGAGGCGGCCGCGTGCCTGGGCGCGTCGCGCTGGCTGACGTTCCGGCGCGTCGTGTTTCCCTCGGTGTTCCCCGCGCTGCTGACGGGTTTTGCGTTGGCGTTCGCGCGCGCGTTGGGCGAATACGGCTCGGTGATCTTCATCGCGGGCAACGTGCCGATGAAGTCGGAGATCACGTCGCTGCTCATCATCACGAAGCTCGAGCAATACGATTACGCGGGCGCAACGGCGCTGGCTGTCGTGATGCTGGTGGTGTCGTTCCTGATGCTGCTGCTGATCAACACGCTGCAGTGGTATCTGCAGCGGCGCACGACGCGTGGCCGCACGGCGCCTTCCGTGCCCGTTGTGTCGTCGGCTGCGCTGACGGGAGGTGCGCAATGA
- a CDS encoding ABC transporter permease, whose amino-acid sequence MDLRTYNTPEHAATRERFAALPANAVNWIAVWRRNYLVWRKLALASMFGNLADPMIYLFGLGFGLGLMVGHVDGVSYISFLAAGTVASSVMMSASFESMYSGFSRMHVQRTWEAIMHTPLTLGDIVLGEVVWAGSKAVLSGAAIMVVAGALGYASFPSMLIALPVIVLAGLAFASTAMIVTALAPSYDFFMFYQTLVLTPMLLLSGVFFPLSQLPPAAQFAAQLLPLAHTVDLIRPALLDRPMNDAALHVAVLAAYAVVPFWVSAVLFRRRMMR is encoded by the coding sequence ATGGACTTACGCACCTACAACACCCCCGAGCACGCCGCGACACGCGAGCGCTTCGCCGCGTTGCCCGCAAACGCCGTCAACTGGATTGCCGTCTGGCGGCGCAACTATCTGGTGTGGCGCAAGCTCGCGCTCGCGTCGATGTTCGGCAATCTCGCCGATCCGATGATCTACCTGTTCGGGCTCGGCTTCGGCCTCGGGTTGATGGTCGGACATGTCGACGGCGTCTCGTACATCTCGTTCCTCGCGGCGGGCACGGTGGCGTCGAGCGTGATGATGTCGGCGAGCTTCGAGTCGATGTATTCGGGCTTTTCGCGGATGCACGTGCAGCGCACCTGGGAGGCGATCATGCACACGCCGCTCACACTCGGCGACATCGTGCTCGGCGAAGTCGTGTGGGCAGGCAGCAAGGCTGTGCTGTCGGGCGCCGCCATCATGGTCGTGGCGGGTGCGCTCGGCTATGCGAGCTTTCCGTCGATGCTCATCGCACTGCCCGTCATCGTGCTGGCGGGGCTTGCGTTTGCGAGCACGGCGATGATCGTGACGGCGCTCGCGCCTTCATACGATTTCTTCATGTTCTATCAGACGCTGGTGCTCACGCCGATGCTGCTGCTTTCGGGCGTGTTCTTTCCGCTGTCGCAATTGCCGCCCGCCGCGCAGTTCGCCGCGCAACTGCTGCCGCTTGCCCACACCGTCGACCTGATCCGTCCGGCGCTATTAGACCGTCCGATGAACGACGCGGCGCTGCACGTGGCCGTGCTGGCCGCGTATGCGGTGGTGCCGTTCTGGGTGTCAGCGGTGCTGTTCCGCCGCCGCATGATGCGCTGA
- a CDS encoding NADP(H)-dependent aldo-keto reductase, which produces MEYRRLGDTDVKVSLIGLGTMTWGEQNTERDAHEQIDYALAQGVTLIDAAEMYPVPPRPETQGLTERYIGTWLAQHRSMRDKIVLATKIAGPARQPHNPRHIRGEGNQYDRKNLAEALNDSLKRLQTDYVDVYQLHWPDRSTMTFGRPAYPWIDDAYTVPIEETLSVLADFVKEGKVRHIGVSNETPWGVAQFLRASEKLGLPRIVSIQNPYSLLNRTFEAGLSEFSHREGVGLLAYSPLAFGWLSGKYEGGARPAGARITLFERFQRYSKPQAVQATTRYVELAKRHGLSPAQFALAFVNSRPFLTSNLIGATSLDQLKENIASANVKLSPEALAEIDALHELQPNPAP; this is translated from the coding sequence ATGGAATACCGCAGACTCGGCGATACGGATGTGAAGGTTAGCCTGATCGGTCTCGGCACGATGACGTGGGGCGAGCAGAACACGGAGCGCGACGCGCACGAGCAGATCGACTACGCGCTCGCTCAGGGCGTCACGCTGATCGACGCCGCCGAGATGTACCCGGTGCCGCCGCGCCCGGAGACGCAGGGCTTGACAGAGCGCTACATCGGCACATGGCTCGCGCAGCATCGCAGCATGCGCGACAAGATCGTGCTCGCGACGAAGATCGCGGGTCCCGCGCGTCAGCCGCACAACCCGCGTCACATTCGCGGCGAGGGCAACCAGTACGACCGCAAGAATCTCGCCGAGGCGCTGAACGACAGTCTCAAGCGTCTGCAAACCGACTACGTCGATGTGTACCAGCTGCACTGGCCCGATCGCAGCACGATGACGTTCGGCCGCCCCGCGTATCCGTGGATCGACGATGCGTACACGGTGCCCATCGAAGAGACGCTCAGCGTGCTCGCGGATTTCGTGAAGGAAGGGAAGGTGCGTCATATCGGCGTATCGAACGAAACGCCTTGGGGCGTCGCGCAATTTCTGCGCGCGTCGGAGAAGCTCGGTTTGCCGCGCATCGTGTCGATCCAGAATCCGTACAGCCTGCTGAACCGCACGTTCGAAGCGGGTTTGTCGGAGTTTTCACATCGCGAGGGTGTCGGCCTGCTCGCGTATTCGCCGCTCGCGTTCGGCTGGCTGTCGGGCAAGTACGAAGGCGGCGCGCGTCCGGCGGGCGCGCGCATCACGCTGTTCGAACGCTTCCAGCGCTACAGCAAGCCGCAAGCCGTGCAGGCCACGACGCGTTACGTCGAGCTGGCAAAGCGTCACGGACTCTCGCCCGCGCAGTTCGCGCTCGCATTCGTCAACAGCCGGCCGTTCCTGACGAGCAATCTGATCGGCGCGACCTCGCTCGATCAGCTGAAAGAGAATATCGCGAGCGCCAATGTGAAGCTGTCGCCGGAAGCGCTTGCCGAAATCGACGCGCTGCACGAACTGCAGCCGAACCCCGCACCCTGA
- the nodI gene encoding nodulation factor ABC transporter ATP-binding protein NodI, translated as MTEAAIEFHQVEKRYGEKTVVDGLSFHVRKGECFGLLGPNGAGKTTTLRMLLGIAAPDAGSIRLCGEPIPVRSRFARARVGVVPQFDNLDPDFTVRENLLVFGRYFGLSAAQCRAMVPTLLEFARLESKADARVGELSGGMKRRLTLARALINDPDVLIMDEPTTGLDPQARHLIWERLRSLLARGKTILLTTHFMEEAERLCHRLCVIEEGRKIAEGAPNELIASEIGCDVIEVYGPDPAKLRDELAPLSVRTEISGETLFCYVDDPQPVHARLKQRAGLRYLHRPANLEDVFLRLTGREMQD; from the coding sequence ATGACTGAAGCTGCAATCGAATTTCATCAGGTCGAGAAGCGCTACGGCGAGAAAACAGTCGTCGACGGCTTGTCGTTTCATGTGCGCAAGGGCGAATGTTTCGGACTGCTCGGTCCCAATGGCGCAGGCAAGACCACGACGCTGCGCATGCTGCTCGGCATTGCGGCACCCGATGCAGGCAGTATCCGTCTGTGCGGCGAACCGATTCCAGTGCGCTCGCGCTTCGCGCGGGCGCGCGTCGGCGTCGTGCCGCAGTTCGACAATCTCGATCCCGATTTCACGGTCCGCGAAAACCTGCTGGTGTTCGGCCGCTACTTCGGCCTGTCCGCCGCGCAGTGTCGTGCGATGGTGCCGACGCTGCTCGAATTCGCGCGTCTCGAAAGCAAGGCCGATGCGCGCGTCGGCGAGTTGTCGGGCGGGATGAAGCGGCGGCTCACGCTCGCGCGCGCGCTCATCAACGACCCTGACGTGCTCATCATGGACGAGCCGACGACAGGCCTCGATCCGCAGGCGCGCCACCTGATCTGGGAGCGGCTGCGCTCGCTGCTCGCGCGCGGCAAGACGATTCTGCTGACCACGCACTTCATGGAAGAAGCCGAGCGTCTGTGCCACCGGCTGTGCGTGATCGAAGAAGGGCGCAAGATCGCGGAAGGGGCGCCGAATGAATTGATCGCTTCGGAAATAGGCTGCGACGTCATCGAAGTGTACGGTCCCGATCCGGCAAAGCTGCGCGACGAACTGGCGCCGCTGTCGGTACGCACCGAGATCAGCGGCGAGACGCTCTTCTGTTATGTCGACGACCCGCAACCCGTTCACGCGCGGCTGAAGCAGCGCGCGGGGCTGCGTTATCTGCACCGGCCGGCGAATCTCGAAGACGTATTCCTGCGTCTGACCGGCCGAGAAATGCAGGACTGA
- a CDS encoding sulfate ABC transporter substrate-binding protein: MGIRITGLAGAGKARRGSAKRLVAALALGAASAVGMIAPAHADATLLNVSYDPTRELYQDVNQAFGKEWKAKTGESVTFKQSHGGSGAQARSVLDGLQADVVTLALAYDIDALANKGLINKNWQKRLPDNASPYTSTIVFLVRKGNPKHIKDWDDLVKPGVSIVTPNPKTSGGARWNYLAAWAYAAHLPGGNDQKAKEFVSKLYKNAGVLDSGARGATTSFVQRGIGDVLIAWENEAFLSVKEFGTDKFEIVVPSASILAEPPVAVVDKVVDRHGSRKLADAYLNFLYSEEGQEIAAKNFYRPRSTKVPATLTEKFPKLKLYTVDDSFGGWTNAQKTHFADGGVFDSIYQPQ, translated from the coding sequence ATGGGCATTCGGATCACGGGGTTGGCAGGAGCAGGGAAGGCAAGGCGCGGCAGCGCGAAGCGGTTGGTCGCGGCGCTCGCGCTGGGTGCGGCGTCGGCGGTCGGGATGATCGCGCCGGCGCATGCGGACGCCACGCTGCTGAATGTTTCCTACGATCCGACCCGCGAACTGTATCAGGACGTCAATCAGGCGTTCGGCAAGGAATGGAAGGCGAAGACGGGCGAGTCGGTCACCTTCAAGCAGTCGCACGGCGGCTCGGGCGCGCAGGCGCGTTCGGTGCTCGACGGCCTGCAGGCCGATGTCGTGACGCTCGCGCTCGCTTATGACATCGACGCGCTCGCCAACAAGGGCCTCATCAACAAGAACTGGCAGAAGCGTCTGCCCGACAACGCGTCGCCGTACACGTCGACGATCGTGTTCCTCGTGCGCAAGGGCAACCCGAAGCACATCAAGGACTGGGACGATCTGGTGAAGCCGGGCGTGTCGATCGTGACGCCGAACCCGAAGACCTCGGGCGGCGCGCGCTGGAACTATCTGGCGGCGTGGGCGTACGCGGCGCATCTGCCGGGCGGCAATGACCAGAAGGCGAAGGAGTTCGTCTCGAAGCTGTATAAGAACGCGGGCGTGCTCGACTCTGGCGCGCGCGGCGCGACGACGAGCTTCGTGCAGCGTGGTATCGGCGACGTGCTGATTGCCTGGGAAAACGAGGCGTTCCTGTCGGTGAAGGAATTCGGCACCGACAAGTTCGAGATCGTCGTGCCGTCGGCGAGCATTCTGGCCGAGCCGCCCGTCGCCGTGGTGGACAAGGTGGTCGACAGGCACGGCTCGCGCAAGCTCGCCGACGCGTATCTGAACTTCCTCTACAGCGAGGAAGGCCAGGAGATCGCCGCAAAGAACTTCTACCGTCCGCGTTCGACCAAGGTGCCGGCCACGCTCACCGAGAAGTTTCCGAAGCTGAAGCTGTACACGGTCGACGACTCGTTCGGCGGCTGGACGAACGCGCAGAAAACGCACTTCGCCGACGGCGGCGTGTTCGATTCGATCTACCAGCCGCAGTGA
- a CDS encoding DUF2939 domain-containing protein — protein MAGLVKMKGRVGRPLLIALIVIVVVAVLGYAYASPYIALDRLKRAADSRDVETVNAYVDYPALRDSLKLQVTGLLTRRLDVQHNGNPLAAIGAMIGVALIGPLVDAYATPDGVAALLNGIPPRGEPGERPPPPPAARTDNPAPNSPQTPAPPSSQANAGSNTPPQPPQTTAGYRGVNEFVVSYQHGVGDTRYAAIFRRQGLFTWKLSAVDLNG, from the coding sequence ATGGCAGGTTTGGTAAAGATGAAAGGCCGGGTTGGCCGGCCACTTCTGATCGCGTTGATCGTGATCGTCGTGGTGGCTGTGCTGGGTTATGCGTACGCATCGCCGTATATCGCGCTCGACCGGCTCAAACGCGCCGCCGATTCCCGCGACGTTGAAACGGTCAATGCATACGTCGATTACCCGGCGCTGCGCGACAGCCTCAAGCTACAGGTCACGGGATTGCTGACGCGCCGCCTCGACGTGCAGCACAACGGCAATCCGCTTGCAGCCATCGGCGCGATGATCGGCGTTGCACTTATTGGCCCGCTCGTCGATGCGTATGCGACGCCGGATGGTGTCGCGGCGTTGCTCAACGGCATTCCGCCGCGCGGCGAACCGGGTGAGCGCCCGCCTCCGCCGCCCGCTGCCCGAACGGACAATCCGGCGCCCAACTCGCCACAAACGCCTGCGCCCCCATCGAGCCAGGCTAACGCCGGCAGCAACACGCCGCCGCAGCCGCCGCAAACCACGGCGGGATATCGCGGCGTCAATGAGTTCGTCGTGAGTTATCAGCACGGTGTCGGCGACACGCGCTATGCGGCGATTTTCCGTCGCCAGGGGCTTTTCACGTGGAAACTATCAGCCGTCGATCTGAACGGCTGA
- a CDS encoding sulfate ABC transporter ATP-binding protein, which produces MGITVRNLQKRFGDFTALDNVSLDFPPGELVALLGPSGCGKTTLLRVIAGLEYADAGQVVLQGQDVAEVGARERNVGFVFQHYALFRHMTVFENVAFGLRVKPRKERPSEAVIREKVHELLKLVQLDWLAQRYPSELSGGQRQRIALARALAVEPKVLLLDEPFGALDAKVRKELRSWLRRLHDDLHISTIFVTHDQEEALEVADRIVVLNHGHVEQVGSPQDVYDHPQTSFVYEFLGAANRLHGSVDGKGFVVDGAAQPIAIEANFQGPAFAYVRPHDLVLYPQASGHRDGIVVGVRRVVTLGGSVRVELEGRAGHVLEAELDREAWRELQLAVGDGVTAVPRALRVFPAH; this is translated from the coding sequence ATGGGTATCACCGTACGCAATCTGCAAAAGCGCTTTGGCGATTTCACCGCGCTCGACAACGTCTCGCTCGATTTCCCGCCGGGCGAACTCGTCGCGCTGCTTGGACCCTCGGGCTGTGGCAAGACCACCTTGCTGCGCGTCATCGCAGGCCTCGAATACGCGGACGCGGGCCAGGTCGTGCTGCAAGGGCAGGACGTCGCGGAAGTCGGCGCGCGCGAGCGCAACGTCGGCTTCGTGTTCCAGCATTACGCGCTGTTCCGTCATATGACGGTGTTCGAAAACGTCGCGTTCGGCCTGCGCGTGAAGCCGCGCAAGGAGCGTCCGTCCGAAGCCGTGATCCGCGAGAAAGTCCATGAACTGCTGAAGCTCGTGCAGCTCGACTGGCTCGCGCAGCGCTATCCGTCGGAGCTGTCGGGCGGCCAGCGGCAACGGATCGCACTGGCGCGCGCGCTGGCCGTCGAACCCAAAGTACTGCTGCTCGACGAGCCGTTCGGCGCGCTCGACGCAAAGGTGCGCAAGGAACTGCGCAGCTGGCTGCGCCGTCTGCATGACGACCTGCATATCTCGACGATCTTCGTCACGCATGACCAGGAAGAAGCGCTGGAAGTCGCGGACCGCATCGTCGTGTTGAATCACGGGCACGTCGAACAGGTGGGTAGCCCGCAAGACGTCTACGATCATCCGCAGACCTCGTTCGTCTACGAGTTTCTCGGCGCGGCAAACCGGCTGCATGGCAGCGTCGACGGCAAGGGTTTCGTCGTCGATGGCGCCGCGCAGCCGATCGCGATCGAAGCGAACTTCCAGGGGCCAGCATTCGCCTACGTGCGTCCGCACGATCTCGTGCTGTATCCGCAGGCATCGGGGCATCGCGATGGCATTGTCGTCGGCGTGCGGCGCGTGGTGACGCTGGGCGGCTCGGTGCGTGTCGAGCTCGAAGGGCGCGCAGGTCACGTGCTCGAAGCGGAACTGGATCGCGAAGCATGGCG
- the cysW gene encoding sulfate ABC transporter permease subunit CysW — MSQDTVVLSGSGAANNAVRRPDPVTEPRVVRWILTGIALLFLALFLALPLVAVFYQALSKGVAFYFESLADPDAVSAIKLTLLTAAIAVPLNLMFGLAASWCIAKFEFRGKALLTTLIDLPFSVSPVISGLIYVLMFGAQGWFGPWLADHNVQIIFAVPGIVLATIFVTFPFVARELIPLMQAQGNDEEEAAHVLGASGWQIFRRVTLPNVKWGLLYGVILCNARAMGEFGAVSVVSGHIRGQTDTMPLHVEILYNEYNFSAAFAVASVLALLALVTLGLKLLAERHMSAELASARDVPAHAGPVSKPSAQSTQPAAQSVQ; from the coding sequence ATGAGCCAGGATACCGTCGTGCTGTCCGGCTCGGGCGCAGCCAATAATGCCGTGCGCCGTCCCGACCCGGTAACGGAGCCGCGCGTCGTGCGGTGGATTCTGACGGGCATCGCGCTGCTGTTTCTCGCGCTGTTTCTGGCGCTGCCGCTCGTTGCCGTGTTCTATCAGGCGCTCAGCAAGGGCGTTGCGTTCTACTTCGAATCGCTCGCGGACCCCGACGCTGTCTCCGCGATCAAGCTGACGCTGTTGACCGCAGCGATTGCAGTGCCGCTGAATCTCATGTTCGGTCTCGCGGCATCGTGGTGTATCGCAAAGTTCGAGTTTCGCGGCAAGGCGCTGCTGACCACGCTGATCGATCTGCCGTTCTCGGTTTCGCCCGTGATCTCCGGCCTGATCTACGTGCTGATGTTCGGCGCGCAAGGCTGGTTCGGACCTTGGCTCGCCGATCACAACGTGCAGATCATCTTCGCGGTGCCGGGCATCGTGCTTGCGACGATCTTCGTCACGTTCCCGTTCGTCGCACGCGAGCTGATTCCGCTGATGCAGGCGCAAGGCAACGATGAAGAAGAAGCCGCGCACGTGCTCGGCGCGTCGGGCTGGCAGATCTTCCGGCGCGTCACGCTGCCGAACGTCAAATGGGGGCTGCTGTATGGCGTGATCCTGTGCAACGCGCGTGCGATGGGCGAGTTCGGCGCGGTGTCGGTGGTGTCGGGCCACATTCGCGGCCAGACGGACACGATGCCGCTGCACGTCGAGATTCTCTACAACGAATATAACTTTTCGGCGGCCTTCGCCGTGGCGTCGGTACTCGCGTTGCTCGCGCTCGTCACGCTCGGCCTGAAGCTGCTCGCCGAGCGCCACATGTCGGCGGAACTGGCGAGCGCGCGCGATGTGCCTGCGCATGCCGGTCCTGTGAGCAAGCCGTCTGCGCAGTCGACCCAACCCGCCGCACAATCGGTTCAGTAA